Part of the Gammaproteobacteria bacterium genome, CAAGATACGCCGAGCTTCATCTCGGCGCGATAACGACAAGCTAACCGGCGCGCGCGTTGAAACCCCAAACCATTTAAAACCAGCCCTAGAGCGCGCGTCCGGTTCAGCGACTTGTTAGGCGTTTTTGACTTTAAAAACAAAAAGTTACTTGCATTCAAAGGCTTTGCCGAATTTGAATCACTTCTGTAAGCAACCGAAAACTCCTATTGCGATTACCACAACGGCAACAAAAAATATGAAGCTAAGAGGAATTTTGTCACGGAATAAACGAAATTTTTTCTGCTCATCGACCCAATCAATTTGGTGCTGCCAAAAAATTTATAATGAGCATACCAGTCGCTAAAGAGCATCTGCTCATCAAAACTTACATTCTGAAAGCTATTTTCAATATTCAATAATTCTTTTTCAAATTCGTTTAAATCGCCAGACTCGCCCCCCTTTACGTTAAAATAAAGAATTTTCAGCTGGTTAAATAAGCCAATAAGTAACTTTCCCGCTTCCGCATATTGTTGCTTTTTATGGTCGTATTGAGTGATATAGAGTCCCACAACACCCAAAACTATAAATGTGGCGGATAAATGTTTTGTGGAAAGAGAGTCAATATAAAGAGCAAATATCCCAACAGAAATTGATAAAAAACCAATAATACCAGGCACCTTTGTTATAATATCATAGCTTGAAAAGTGTTTTTTTGCCCCAAATCCAACATTATAAGCAGTTTCCGCTATATTTCTGAGTAGATCATCTTTAATCATATTTTTATCCATTTGTGCTGATTGGTACGTGAATTCGATCCTTCGCTACTACTACACCATTTTGTATTGCATAACACTCGACGACGTGGTCTCCCTTAAACAAAGTCTGCTCTGTCCTTTTTTCGTGCCCTTCGTCAGGTATGATTTGACCACGTATCATGTTTCGCCTTCGGGCCTCTTCCCCTCTGTTGAGCACCTTCCATTTAATGGAATAATTACCCGGTATATCAATATCAACAATTTCAAATTCGAGCGTCTTTTTTGCAAGGAGTGGAATGTATTTTTGAAGTATTTCGGTTAAGCGATGCTCTCTAAAACCATTTTGCTTTACATCGCAATCAATCTTCAGTGTATAACGAATATCAACC contains:
- a CDS encoding membrane hypothetical protein (Evidence 5 : Unknown function) — its product is MIKDDLLRNIAETAYNVGFGAKKHFSSYDIITKVPGIIGFLSISVGIFALYIDSLSTKHLSATFIVLGVVGLYITQYDHKKQQYAEAGKLLIGLFNQLKILYFNVKGGESGDLNEFEKELLNIENSFQNVSFDEQMLFSDWYAHYKFFGSTKLIGSMSRKNFVYSVTKFLLASYFLLPLW